The DNA window GCCGACCTCCGGCTGGACCACGGTGTAGCCCGCGGCGCGCAGCAACGGGGCCGCAGTGGCCCAGACGACGAACAGCTCCTCGTACTTGGTGCGGCCGAGTCCGTTGAGGATCACCGCGATTCGTGCGCCGGCGCCGGCGGGTTTCTCCTTCAGCACACCCGACACCAGCAGTTCCGCGAGTTCGGCGGCCGTCGGCATATCGTGCGAGGCGACGCCCGGTTCACCGTGAATACCGAGGCCGAGGCCCATGGTGCCCCTCTCGACGGTGAACAACGGTGCCGCGGCACCGGGCAGGGTGCAGCCGTCGAAGGCGACGCCCAAGGTCCGCGTGTTGTCGTTGGCCAGCGCAGCGATCCGCTCCACACCATCGAGGTCGTAGCCCGCCTCGGCCGCCGCGCTCGCACACTTGAATACCGTGAAATCGCCCGCGATGCCGCGTCGTTTTCCGATGTCCTCCGTTGGCGCACTTGCGATGTCGTCGGTCACCGCAAAATAGCGCGCGCGAATTCCGTCCGCGTTCAGCTGCTCGATCGCCAAGCCGAAATTCATGACGTCGCCCGCATAGTTACCGGTGGTGAGCAGGACGCCCGCGCCGCCGCTCGCGGCACGGGCGACCGACACCGCAGCCGCCGCCGACGGCGAGGTGAAGATATTTCCGACTACCGCGCCATCGGCGAAACCGGGCCCCACCACTCCGCAGAACGCGGGGTAGTGGCCTGATCCGCCACCGACGACCACGGCGACCTTGCCGGGCCGCGTCGGAGCCGCGCGAACCACGCCGCCTGCGACGCCGGTGACATATCCGGCGTTTGCGTCGAGAAAGCCGTCCAGCATGTCCTCGGTGAACGCCGCCGGGTCGTTGTACAGCCATGTCATGAGATGACCTCTATCGCAATCGCTTTCCGGATTCGGGATCGAACAGGTACACCCGCTCCGGCGGGGCGGACAGCGTGACCGCCTGGTGTGCCTCGAAGTTCTCGTATGACGGCGTCTCGACCAGGAGCGGGGCGTCGATACCGTCCACATCGAGCGCTGCCCGGCCGAACTCCATCAGGTGCTCGAAGTAGCGGACCGTCCCGGTCAGCCGTCCCGGGGCGACCGGTCCGACGACTATCCGGCTGTCCTGCGGGCGGACGCCGACCGTGACCCGCTGACCATCGACCACCCCGGATGCGGCCACAGGCAGTGTGCCGCTGCCGATTTGGACAACGGTATCGGCGCCGTCGCGCCGGACCACACCGTCGATGACATTGATCTGCGGCTCACCGACGAACCCGGCGACGAAGAGATTGGCCGGATCATCGAACACCTCATCGGGCGTGCCGAACTGCTGGATGAGCCCGCCGTCCATGACGGCAAGCCGATCCGCGAGGCTCAACGCCTCCACTTGGTCATGGGTGACGACAATGGTGGTGTAACCGAATTCGCGTTGCAGCACCTTCAACTCGCGCCGCACCCGTTGTCGCGCCGAGGCGTCCAGGTGCGAGAGCGGCTCGTCCAGCAACAGCACCGGCGGATTGCGGACCAGCGCCCGGGCCAACGCGACGCGCTGCTTCTGCCCGCTGGACAGGCTCGCGGGACGCAGGTCGAGCAGGTCCTGCAGTTCCAGCCGATGCGCGATATCGTCAACCAGTTGGTCGGCGCCGGCGATCTTGCGCGCCTTCAGCCCATAGCTGAGGTTTTGCCGAATCGACAGGGGAGGATAGAGGGCGTAGCTCTCGAATCCCACCCCGACGCCTCGTTTTCCGGGTGGCAGATCGGTGATGGTGCGCTCGCCGATGCGGATGCCGCCGCTCGTCACCGTCTCGAGTCCGGCGATCATGCGCAAGGTGGTCGTTTTGCCGCAGCCCGACGGGCCGAGCAGGGCGACCAGCTCGCCGGGTTCGATGTCGAGCTCGATGCCCTTGACGGCCTGGAAGCTTTCCCGGCCGCGTGCGGAGTAGGTCTTGGTGAGGCGCTCGAGGGTCAACCGCTGCGCGACCGACTTACCGCCGTTGGTCTCGACTGTCATTGCCGCTCCTCGGATTTGACTGCGGCTGCACCGAGACGGCGACTGTCGCTGCCGGGTTCGCCGGGTTCGAAGATGTGCACGTCGGCCAGCGATACCGTCACCACGACACCGGCGCCCTCGCGGATGTGCGGACCACCCGGGGACAGTGCGATCAGCGAAGTACCGCCGACATCGACCGATACCTCGACATTGCGGCCCAGCCGCTCGGTGAGGGTGATCGTGCCGGGCAGGTTCGCCACGCCGGGCGCGTGACTTTCCCGGTCGGCGACCTCGATATCGCACGGTCGAATGCCCAGGCGTGCACGGCTACTCGCGCCCGATCCGACGCCGGCGGGCACCGGAATGCCGATACCGCTTCCAGGCACACGCAGCACACCGTCCTCGACGGTCGCCTCGACAATATTGATCTCCGGCTGGCCCAGCGCCTTCGCGACGAAGGTGTCGACTGGCCGACGCCAGATTGCTTCGGGTGTGCCGACCTGCACCAGCTGTCCGTCGCGGAGAATAGCGATCCGGTCGCCCAGCGCCAGTGCCTCCTGGTAGTCGTGCGTGACATACACCGTTGTCGTATTCGACATGCGCCCCAATTCACGAAGTTCCGCACGCATGGCGGCGCGCAGCTTCGCGTCGAGATGCGACAGCGGCTCGTCGAGCAGATAGACGTCCGCGGGCCGGATCAGCACCCGACCGAGCGCTACTCGCTGACGCTGCCCGTTGGACAGTTCGCGGGGAAACCGCTGGTGCAGATGGTCGATCCCGAGTGTCGCGGTGACCGCATCCACTCGCTCCCGCTGCTGGGCTTCGGAGTACCTCCCGGTCCGTCCGGAGCGCAACGGCGAGGCGAGGTTCTGCGCCACTGTCTGCTGCGGATAGAGCGCGTAGCTTTCGAACGCCATCGCCACATTGCGGTGGTACGGCTCCACTTTCGTCATATCCGTATCGCCGATGTGCACCGAACCGCTGTCTACCTCGATCAGTCCGGCGATCGATTTCAACGTCGTCGTCTTGCCTGCGCCGGACGGGCCGAGGACGACGAAGAATTCACCGTCGGCGATATCGAGCGATACGCCCTCGATGCCGACCGTCTTCCCGTAGTGCTTGGTCAGTTCGCTGATCGTCAGGTGTGCCATCAGGACTTCACCGCCCCGAAGGAGAGTCCGCGCACCAGGTACCGCTGGATGGTGAGTGCGAGTATCAGTGGTGGTAGCGCTGCGATCACCGCGGCGGCTGCCGTGAGGTTGTAGTAGGCCTGGCCGCCGCCGCCGAGGAATTTCGTGATCGCCACGGTGACGGTACTGGCGTTGTTATCGGCCAGGATCAGCGGAAATACGTAGTTGTTCCAGGCGAAGATGAATGCGAGCAGCGCCGCGGCGGCGATGCCCGGGCGCACCAGCGGCAGCGCGATCATCACGAAGGCCCGCCGCCGGGTGTAGCCGTCCAGCAGGGCAGCCTGTTCCAGATCTTCCGGCAGATCCTGGAAGTAGGACCGCAGGATCCAGACCACCAGCGGCATCGTCACCAGTTGCAGCACCCACACCATGCCGAGCTTGGTGTCGAACAGGCCGATCTGGTTGTAGATGACGAACAGCGGCACGATCACCATCAACTCGGGGGCGAACCGGAACGAGAGCATCGTGAACATCAGGTCGTTGGAGCCCTTGTACTGCCAGCGGCCCGCCGCATACGCGGCAGGGATGCCGATGACCAACGAGACGAGCACGGCCCCACCGCAATTGATCAAGCTGGTGATCAGCGCGGACTTGAAGTCCACGCTGGTGAGGTCGGTGCCCCGATGGCTCAGCACCGTGCCGAAGTTCTCCAGGGTCGGGCTGAACTCGAAGTACGTGGTGGTCTGCGCTGCCGGAGTCTTCAACGCCAGCAGGAACATCCACACGATCGGGAACAGGGAGAAGACGAACCAACCGATCAGCGCCAGGTCCGCGCCCACCGAAGCCGGCGTGAATCGTCGCTGTCCGGGTAACAGTTCCTTGGCCATGATCTACGACTCCGCTCCAGCGGCGCGACGCTGCGCCTTTCCGAGCACGCTCACCAGGAGACGTGCGGTGATGAACACGATCACCCACAGCAGGAACATGTAGGTGCTGCCGCGGGAGTAGTCGAGGTTGATGATGGAGTCCTCGAAGGCGCCGATCTGCAGGGTCCGCGTCGCTATGCCGGGCCCGCCGGCGGTGAGCACGTACACGGCGTCGAAGACCTTGAGGTTGTCCATGAATCGGAAGATGACCGCGACCAGGATGTAGGGCCACAGCATCGGCAGCATGAGCTTGCGGAACATGTAGAACCAACTCGCGCCGTCCACCGCGGACGCCTCGAAGGGTTCCTTCGGCAGCGACCGGATCCCGGCGAGCACCAGGATCGCGACGAACGGTGTGAAGATCCACAGATCCACCAGGATCACCGACCACATCGCGTTGTGGCTGCTGAGCCAGTCGAACGTGGAGCCGAGGCCCAATACATGGTTGAGCACCCCGAACTGCGGGTTGAACATCAGCTTCCAGATCACTCCGGCGATTACCGGCGCGATCATCAGGGGCAGGATCAGCACCTTCTCGAAGATCCGCCCGATAAGGCTGGACCGGTTGAGCAACAAGGCTATTCCGACACCGACGAGAGTTTCGACGACGGTGGCCACCACCGCGAATGTCGCGGTGACGCGAACGCTGCTCCAGAACTCGACGTCACCGAGCACGCTG is part of the Nocardia sp. NBC_00565 genome and encodes:
- a CDS encoding ABC transporter ATP-binding protein codes for the protein MTVETNGGKSVAQRLTLERLTKTYSARGRESFQAVKGIELDIEPGELVALLGPSGCGKTTTLRMIAGLETVTSGGIRIGERTITDLPPGKRGVGVGFESYALYPPLSIRQNLSYGLKARKIAGADQLVDDIAHRLELQDLLDLRPASLSSGQKQRVALARALVRNPPVLLLDEPLSHLDASARQRVRRELKVLQREFGYTTIVVTHDQVEALSLADRLAVMDGGLIQQFGTPDEVFDDPANLFVAGFVGEPQINVIDGVVRRDGADTVVQIGSGTLPVAASGVVDGQRVTVGVRPQDSRIVVGPVAPGRLTGTVRYFEHLMEFGRAALDVDGIDAPLLVETPSYENFEAHQAVTLSAPPERVYLFDPESGKRLR
- a CDS encoding carbohydrate ABC transporter permease; its protein translation is MAKELLPGQRRFTPASVGADLALIGWFVFSLFPIVWMFLLALKTPAAQTTTYFEFSPTLENFGTVLSHRGTDLTSVDFKSALITSLINCGGAVLVSLVIGIPAAYAAGRWQYKGSNDLMFTMLSFRFAPELMVIVPLFVIYNQIGLFDTKLGMVWVLQLVTMPLVVWILRSYFQDLPEDLEQAALLDGYTRRRAFVMIALPLVRPGIAAAALLAFIFAWNNYVFPLILADNNASTVTVAITKFLGGGGQAYYNLTAAAAVIAALPPLILALTIQRYLVRGLSFGAVKS
- a CDS encoding carbohydrate ABC transporter permease; the protein is MTTQSVRPPAQADPEIPSRADSPAAPEVPRWRRKLRPYLLSVPAVLIVIGILYPFVIGAYYSVLNYAAVNPNPVFIGLRNFVSVLGDVEFWSSVRVTATFAVVATVVETLVGVGIALLLNRSSLIGRIFEKVLILPLMIAPVIAGVIWKLMFNPQFGVLNHVLGLGSTFDWLSSHNAMWSVILVDLWIFTPFVAILVLAGIRSLPKEPFEASAVDGASWFYMFRKLMLPMLWPYILVAVIFRFMDNLKVFDAVYVLTAGGPGIATRTLQIGAFEDSIINLDYSRGSTYMFLLWVIVFITARLLVSVLGKAQRRAAGAES
- a CDS encoding ABC transporter ATP-binding protein, producing the protein MAHLTISELTKHYGKTVGIEGVSLDIADGEFFVVLGPSGAGKTTTLKSIAGLIEVDSGSVHIGDTDMTKVEPYHRNVAMAFESYALYPQQTVAQNLASPLRSGRTGRYSEAQQRERVDAVTATLGIDHLHQRFPRELSNGQRQRVALGRVLIRPADVYLLDEPLSHLDAKLRAAMRAELRELGRMSNTTTVYVTHDYQEALALGDRIAILRDGQLVQVGTPEAIWRRPVDTFVAKALGQPEINIVEATVEDGVLRVPGSGIGIPVPAGVGSGASSRARLGIRPCDIEVADRESHAPGVANLPGTITLTERLGRNVEVSVDVGGTSLIALSPGGPHIREGAGVVVTVSLADVHIFEPGEPGSDSRRLGAAAVKSEERQ
- a CDS encoding dihydroxyacetone kinase family protein, which encodes MTWLYNDPAAFTEDMLDGFLDANAGYVTGVAGGVVRAAPTRPGKVAVVVGGGSGHYPAFCGVVGPGFADGAVVGNIFTSPSAAAAVSVARAASGGAGVLLTTGNYAGDVMNFGLAIEQLNADGIRARYFAVTDDIASAPTEDIGKRRGIAGDFTVFKCASAAAEAGYDLDGVERIAALANDNTRTLGVAFDGCTLPGAAAPLFTVERGTMGLGLGIHGEPGVASHDMPTAAELAELLVSGVLKEKPAGAGARIAVILNGLGRTKYEELFVVWATAAPLLRAAGYTVVQPEVGELVTSLDMAGCSLTVMWLDDELERFWTAPADTPAYRRGSYAQAPRQRRRSTIAAATAGRHEMAAVDDAARACAGTVAHVLHAVESKMVAAEEELGRIDAIAGDGDHGRGMVRGTRAASAAADAAVARGAGQGGVLKAAGEAWAAQAGGTSGVLWGAALTAIGGVLGDTGRPTDTDIAVALRAAYDALGRLGGAQPGDKTMLDALLPLLEAVERGESWHAAAVAAESAARATAELRPKVGRARPLAERSLGSPDAGAISLAMCARTAVDTFETVATEGAHR